The Glycine soja cultivar W05 chromosome 19, ASM419377v2, whole genome shotgun sequence genomic sequence GGAAGAAAGTACTATCTTGGTAGGTTTGTAGCCGACCTTCAATTGATATATCCAATTTCTAGCAGAAATTCTTGATTGCTTTGAACTTTTTGGTCAAACCTAAATAAaagcacaaaaattaaaattaaatttgaggtAAAAACTAAGGTGTATAGGGGTAACTTCAACTCATACGCTATTTTCTCATTCAAAGCAACGCTAAAGagttaataaacaaatttgatttcattatttcatgaatcaaatttaattaacattttaagtttttaacttAATATATCATAAGGTATATAGCTTGATATGTACACAACATAtagtccttttttttaatttaataacattatatatataaagtttttaaccttatatttttttatatgtttgtgtataactatttgattttttaatatcattatgacctttttcaagtaaaatatataaattaaagaaaaaattaacaaatataagATTTGAACCTAATCCATCGAAGTTCATTATCCTGTGAACCAAAATAAGAAAGACTTAAGCTAAGAAAACAACTTCACTTTTTTAATGAGTTGAGCTTATTCTTAACAAGTTAATTAAGCCTCAATAATTAGGTTAATCTTAGTTCACCTAcatctataattttaataaatattatttttaggtgAAGGtctatgtaaatttaaattaaaaacatgggACAATTACtagttttatttcaaataattttatgtaatttttaatcaattttatagtACAAACtctacaaatataatttaattaattgataataaatttgaaaaatatcttaaataagaaataaatttaattagcaAAATAtgtgaaggaaaaaaattaaatcaaacataaGATACAAATCATCTACCGTAATGCCTTTATCTAATTCAATCACCATAAAACAATATAGATCAATTGTTTACGAACAAAAAACATCAGGTATTCGAATTATTTCTGTTAGTGTAGTCTTTAgttaacacaaaaaataaattattagtaatTTAGTATAGAAATTATGAGTTTGCATTAACGATATGATgcattatatacttttttttttttacagaaatgcATTATTATACTAATATTGATGTAATGGTAGTATTCATTAAATTTCTACACTTAACTTGATTCATTTTCCACTTCTACTAGTACTTGACAAGGATGTAAagagaataatatataaatagcactatcgaaaataaaaaatatattcctaCTGATATTGATTgacagagaaaaagaaaaagaaaactcaaaATGAGCCATATGATGTATAATTAAAAACAGGCCTTAGCCATGCCATAAATACCGCTGGATGATGTATCACTTAAAAATTATGGCTATAACTTGGTATAGCTCATTGCTGTCGATGGCTTCAAAATTCTACCCAAAGTGAATGCTACGAAAAGACAATGGACACCTTTGCTTTTTATAACCGATCTTTCCATCAATCTATTATTGCATAACATATAATAATGTATAGGGTCTTCGTAATTCGTGTCTAcaggatattaattaaaaaattaaaagaaaaaatatttattgggtaaattattaaaaagtataaaaaatattatgaagaaTATAATTTCTTGTctcttaattaataaatatattttaattaaattttttaatcaataccaTTCAAACActacttaatatttatttaatatgtattCACTAGCCCAAGTTGAAAAAGTGGACAATACTATATACCCTAGAGAATTCAGTTGGTAGTGATCAAAGGGTACTCTTGTAATGATATAGTCCACACACATGTACCTTACTGttgttaatttagtttttgtttattattccATTTATGCCGCTAACCTTTCTTCCATGCCCATCTCTTCATTTATAATTAAGTGCAtgctcctctctctctctttctctctctttatatccctctctctctccccatagttttctttctcttcatatTGTGCTATATAAATAAGAGGAAAAGCTACTACAGTCTTTAGTGTTAGTTATTAGTTTCCACTTGCAAATGGGACGATCACCATGCTGCGACAAGGTAGGTTTAAAGAAAGGACCATGGACTCCAGAGGAAGATCAGAAGCTCTTAGCTTATATTGAAGAACATGGCCATGGAAGCTGGCGTGCTTTGCCAGCAAAAGCTGgtactatataatatatatacacttttttttgttgtgttaGTTTGATGTATATTGTGTATATGTTGTGAGTAATAATGTGTAAGTACACATATATGAAATTATTGCAATGTAGTATTCATGTTGTTAAATGGAACTCcttgtgttgttgttgtgtgtatgtgtatatatatatatatatatatatatatatatatatatatatatatatatataggacttCAGAGGTGTGGCAAGAGTTGCAGACTAAGATGGACCAATTATCTTAGGCCTGACATTAAGAGGGGAAAATTCAGCTTGCAAGAAGAACAAACCATCATTCAACTTCATGCCCTCTTAGGAAACAGGTTTGGTATTTTTCTTTGTTGAGTAGTAGGATATTGATATATCATTATATGGTTCTATTTTTCACTTTGAAATCAAATTCTTTTGCATCTTAGTTTTCCTTTGAGCAATGTACCAGATAATTTCAAAACTCAAGACCCATTATGgattttttcttctgttttgaaaatgtgaaagtgatatttttgttttccttccacaaatattttccaatttttttggaaatttataacaaaacatgtgaaaataatgataattatgtcACTGCATTTCTTACCTCAGCTTGATATTTTATTCCCATACTCACTCTACACTAACTATGAATCATTCATTTTCCGTGTGAGAGCTATAATTTCTCTTCTGCTCCTGTGCCCTTGCTGTCCAGCAGAATGTCTTAAATGCAATGACCTCTCAATTTCTTCACCCAACTATTCCAACCCTCCcccaacaaaaaatttcagaaactGTGTGCTCTGTGGCCTGTGCCATTTCCTTAAATTTTCTCCCTGACATACAAGTTTATTCGAGACGAATCTTAATTgcaaaatgattatatatatcatatatcttCTGCCACAATCAAAAGCAaaaatgcaatatatatatttgttaatagaaaaaaaaaaaagcaatgccGCATAGAATTAATGTGATTATCTAATGTTCTCAACATGGTTCACATACACAagcttctcattctctctcatAAGTTAAGtcacgttttttttttatataatacattaacattaaaattatcaattaaaaacaacattaaataatcTGTTTTAGTAGTTGATGGATTACTCtagggtttaatataattttttaacattgcttttttttttttttgtggtgtgTCTGCACACTATGCTTGTGTTGTCTTTGTACTCAGGTGGTCGGCAATAGCCACACACTTGCCAAAGAGAACGGACAATGAGATCAAGAACTACTGGAACACGCATATTAAGAAAAGGTTAACTAAAATGGGAATTGACCCTGTGACACACAAGCCTAAAAACGATGCACTTCTCTCTAGTGACGGTCAATCCAAAACCGCTGCAAACCTCAGCCACATGGCTCAGTGGGAGAGTGCTCGCCTTGAAGCTGAAGCAAGACTTGTAAGAGAGTCAAAAATACGTTCACATTCTCTTCAGCATCAACTTGGAAGTAGTTCTTCTACATTTGCATCTTCATCTTCAGCATCAACTTCAGCTTCAGctctcaataataataataagccaGAAGCACAGCGGCCACCACCGCCACCGTCACGATCTTCCCTTGATGTTCTCAAGGCTTGGAATAGTGGAGGGTGGTTAGAATCCAATGAAGGAAATGGTGGCATTGTAAGCAATGTTGGGGTAAGTGGGGACCTTGAGTCTCCTACTTCTACACTATCTTTCTCTGAGAATGCACCACCAATTATGAACGGAATTGGAGgagaaaacaataataataatgatagtgCAATGCCTATGATTGAGTTTGTGGGGAATTCAGgaaattcttcttctcttgtgAAAGAAGAAGCTGAGCAAGAGTGGAAAAGTACTTATGATAGTTCCATCACTACTACTTTTAGTTCTGGTCTGCATGAATTCACAATGAACATGGAAGGCACGTGGGCCTCTGAGTCCCTCAGGACTAGTGGCTCACATGacattgttgaagaaggcttcACCAATCTTTTGCTTAAAACAAACTCTGACGATCCAAGTTTGTCATCAGAGGATGGTGGAGAGTCCAAGAacggtgatggtggtggtggcacTAACAGTGATTTTTAcgaagataataataattattggaATAGCATTCTCAATTTAGTGAATTCTTCTCCTTCTCATTCCCCTATGTTCTAATAATGTTAATTAGTTGGGGAATGGATCATTTCAGGTTGAATTTTTACCTAATTTTGTTACGTGAAATTTTTGTGTTTATCTCTTGCTTCATATGTGTTTACAAGATTTTTATCGGGCTAAACTTATTTTATGCCtaagaagaaagagataaatgAAATTTCACGTGACAAGGTGAGGagaaaattcaaaatacatTTAAGTGTTTAAAAGGGTATGTGTGAGGCACATTTAGGCAGCATATTCCTCAAAATCAAACCCAAGTCAGAAGTGGTTGATTTTCTTCCCCATCACCATAAAAGCGAACATGCTCACAGAAACATGTGGATTCCATAGAGTGGTTTTTGTTGATGTTTTAAACAGAgactcttttattttctattatatttttattcttcgaTCCCTTGGATGTGTGTTATTGTAATTCTCATGATAGCTTGTTTTCGAAAACAGCTTACTTGGTTGGTCGTTTCCACCATCAAATGTTCATATCAATTTGTTTGGATTTGGCTTTGGCTTTGATTTTGATCTGTTTATGTAGTCTTCGGATTTCTCTGAGTGGAGGATATGCTTGAATCTCTACTAGTCAAACTGATACTAGACAAGAGTGTGTGCGAATTAAATGACTTTTACGCCAAGTAATTAATTTTCCGGTTTTCAAACTgtatacaaaaaaattcaataaaggaAACATTTAGTATGGACTTTATTGCTGTTGGTTTCATGTCGCATTCTTGCcttttaatgtttatatttttttcatagatTAATTTCCATCTTACCTTATCTTGAAACTAAATTTATACAATTCCACAATTATCATACTTTCCTATTATCATAAATTCTAGCTAGTCTCAATCTCTCTAGATCTCTCTTTGAAAATTTAGAACACGTATTTGGGTTCtctttctcctctctattcattTGCTTGGTTGTCACGTCCTTTATCAAGGTGGTaccaaatacatttttatttttattttggaaccaaaaataaagagaaaataactTCTTCAGTTCGTACTATTGCTTAATTAAGATACTATTTGATGACTTGGTACTATCTTATATTATGATAAAGGGTTTTGCAGTTGAGCTCTCTATCAGAAATATGTGCATCTAGCTTAAAATTACGCAAATGAAGCCTACGATCGAAGCCAAAAAGAGTTGTTGAACCTTCGCAGTTTTAGAAGTGCAACAACTTAAATCTCCTATATTTATTTACTTGTCGCCATTAATTAGTTTTCTTGTATGGTTACATGGTTGAAATATACTATAATGATTTCTGAATTATACAATTAAACGGATTCTAACATATATTAATGAGGATTTAATATATTCACGAGAATCCAAAGCACGATGAAATTTCTCATTTTAACAATGCGAATgacataaatttatatataatctgGCATAATCATGTAATTTATTGTATGCATACTCCATCTAAGTAAAAATTGCATGACTAGTACTATTcgattggaaaaaaattatcttccgTAAAAGTTAGTTATagtctaaaataaattatataattaaggtTTTTAACTTTATGTTAAACGAGTTTTTCTtaatgagtatatatatatatatatatatatatatatatatatatatatatatatatatatatatatatatatatatatatatatatatatatatatatatatatatatatatatatattggtgcCCTCTAAAAATGTTTATATCAGTTATAAATATGTTATCTTGCTTATTGAATTAGCCTAGTAGATAGATATAAactgtaaaataattaatgatttaggtattttaaacaatttatattGAATGATTATTTAAGGTAAGGATTTTCCATTACGAATTATTTAGGTTGTATTGTGacaattttttatcaaacaaatgCAAAGGATAACATTCATTCAGATCAACATAATTAAAGGAATTCatttttcctttgtcatttataTTTCATATGATTAAGATTTTCTCATTAAAGTTGATTTTTCACAAGTTGGTATGTACAAAGCTGTTGCGTCGCAGAAATTTGATGCCTAGAAATTtactgtaaaaaatatatataatttgatcaaCTTGTGATATAAGCTAGCTATAAGCTCTCCTCACACAtcatacatatatgcacataaCTGAAGGAAGCATCCCATGTGCCATGTTCCCCCTCACTTTAATGACCCTTGTATTGTCAAATCTGAACTCAGTTGATCGAAATATTGACAAAAGTATGTTTTACAACGATTAGCAATTATGAAAGCGGCAGCTGTAGCAGAATTCTGAAAATGGTGCATTTTTGCAACAAtggaaaaatttaatttgtattttaaattcacAATAAATTCGACTAACGAGCATGCAACTAGCATGTGTTAGAAATTAGAATATGCTTATttgcacaaaattttgaaatattctcATTGTTTCCCATCAAATACATTAAGGGCTACTCTTGTAAATCTTATGCTTAAGTGTTGTGGAGAAATGATCCATGGAAGTAGTAGTAAAAACTTCATCAAGAGAAAGTATAAcaccattaaattaaaatatgcaaaaagaaaaagaaaaaaactaggGTGAGGATGAGCCAATGGTTTAATAGGACACTGAACTAATTTGTGCTTAGTAATGGGTCCTATTCATGTCATGTAGGGCACCTTGAGAAAGGGAAAAACATCGTGCCTCATGGACATGCACCTAAAAGAAATCTTCAACTTTACCGTGCTGCACTCCAATGCCTAGATAGCTCTTCTCATCATCAAAGATGTTCCCATTTCTGTCTTTACATAGAGAAAACTAGAGCAGTTTGAGGTTTCATCTGATTGAAAGATGTACATAGTGGGCTTGTTCTGCTCATGCTTGGCAtgtatttctctttcttaaaatatgaatttatgtttaatttaattttaaaggctaactcataagataaaaattatcttccacttatatattatattttaacattatttttttacttatatattttattttaacactaCTTTTAATCAATGTAAAACTTAGATTTCTCTTGATACTCTTTTGCCATGAGTATAATGTGTGTTTTCTTTGGGAAGGACCGCGCACAAATTTATTACTCGCGGCAAGTTCAAATTATATGTACAAACTCTGGCAATAATCCTTATAAATGACCAAGTGAAAGGACATGACGGTTAATTTCCCAAAAAAAGTATCAGAGATTCGGGTATATCACTCATGAGTCATCAACACAATCACGTTGACAAATTGATTTGTGCAAGAGCAATGCCATTGACATGAATTTAGTACCTTAATTTATATTACCTTAActaattcttcaaaaaaatatattaccttaaCAATATTAAATCAAATCATATTTGTTAGGAGAAATGTTGTACTCGCTTCATTTAAAGTCTTCTCAACTAAAACAGAATCTCTTTAGATTTAAGAGGAAGGTTATAAGGATAGGAGATTTAGGCTGTGTTTGCAATTACAGTCAATGGAATTAATTTTGTGGAGATGAAAATGAATGATGTttgtttgttataaaaaaataagtttaaatatgaTGAGACTCATTTATACTACTATTTCTTACCTATTATTATCCATACCTCTCTATCTCTCATCATCTCTtttcaatcaaacatttttaatataatcattgctttatttttcaattacttttatcctcttatttttctttttatctagtCTATTTCTTTTCTATAAACCAAACACTGCACaaccttaaatatatttttttactttaagaaatgaattttgtccattagatataatttttagaataaatagatgattttttttttctctttcccaaCTTGTTCCTATGTCTCTCACCTCCCTCGACCCCACCCATTTGTTGGCAACCACACTTCCGCTACTACCTAGAGTTCTCTACTTATCACCCTTTACTACCACCTTTGCCCCTCTCTTCCCTTGTTGCTCACTTGCTCCTATGGAAACTGCTATGGAAATATACGATTATTGAGAGAATATCGAGAGATAGAGAAATTTTGAGAGACAATCAGAGTGTATTTGTGTATTAATGTATGTCTTTAAATGAGCTTAGTTGCCTCACATTGAGGATCTATCTATTTATAGTTGTTCTAGA encodes the following:
- the LOC114399078 gene encoding transcription factor MYB16-like, which gives rise to MGRSPCCDKVGLKKGPWTPEEDQKLLAYIEEHGHGSWRALPAKAGLQRCGKSCRLRWTNYLRPDIKRGKFSLQEEQTIIQLHALLGNRWSAIATHLPKRTDNEIKNYWNTHIKKRLTKMGIDPVTHKPKNDALLSSDGQSKTAANLSHMAQWESARLEAEARLVRESKIRSHSLQHQLGSSSSTFASSSSASTSASALNNNNKPEAQRPPPPPSRSSLDVLKAWNSGGWLESNEGNGGIVSNVGVSGDLESPTSTLSFSENAPPIMNGIGGENNNNNDSAMPMIEFVGNSGNSSSLVKEEAEQEWKSTYDSSITTTFSSGLHEFTMNMEGTWASESLRTSGSHDIVEEGFTNLLLKTNSDDPSLSSEDGGESKNGDGGGGTNSDFYEDNNNYWNSILNLVNSSPSHSPMF